GGATTTTGAAGAGCGAAAACAACTCGTGTATCAACTCCAGGCGATGATTACAGACGACCTTCCGGTATATGCACTCTATCACCCAAGGCGATGGGCGATATACAACCCTGGAAAGCTCGATACGTGGTTCTATACGAAAAACGGCATAGCGCATGGGATTCCATACGAGCTGAACAAACTTGTTTTCATTGGAGCGGAAGCACCAGCAACACCGATGGCGACTGCAACGGCTACACCTACATCTAAATCTATACCTACACCCAAACCGCCTGGATTCGGAGCAACACTTGCAATTGCAGGTCTGCTGACAGTTGCGTATCTATTTTTAAGGAAGAGGGGGCGATAAGTCCCCTATTTTATTTATAATATGAACATAATAACAAAAATAATAAGTTATATTACTCTAATCATTTCAATTCTAACTTTTAACTTCTTTTTACCCAGGGTGATGCCCGGCGACCCGCTTTCATTTCTAACTGGCAACCCGACCATGGACATGCCCATCGTGCTGGATGAAGAGATGAGGGCGGAACTGCTCGCATATTACGGACTTGACAAGCCGCTTCTGCAACAATTCACTGACTATATGCTCAATCTTTTGCATGGGAATCTTGGTTGGTCAATATATCTCAATGCTCCCGTATCAGACGTATTGATTGGAGCACTGAAATGGACGTTTCTTCTCGTTGGAACGGCAACCACAATTTATATAGTTTTGGGAATCGTTCTGGGCGCTATATCTGCATGGAATAGGGGCAGGAAGATGGATGTGAGACTGCTCACTTTCGTCCTCTCCGTAAGCTCCTTCCCTTCTTTTTTCCTTGGACTGCTCTTTATTATTCTGTTAGGACTGAATTTTAGTCTCTTTCCTGTATCAGGTGCGCAAACGCCGTTTACAGAATATTCAACGCCTCTTGAAGCCGCATTGGACATACTTCGACACCTGTTCCTTCCGGCGATGACACTTGTAATTGCTCATATCGGTGGCACATACCTCTTGATGCGGAACTCGATGCTAAATGTGATAGGAGAAGATTATATACAAACAGCGAGGGCAAAAGGCTTGAGTGAGCGATATATTATGTATAAGCACGCGATGAAGAACGCACTGCTTCCGATTATCACGCTGGTTATTATTGCAGCGAATTTCATTGCTGACATGATGTATGCGCATTTAGATCCAAGGGTGAAGCACGAATGATATAGGTCAGGATTATTGAGTATAATTGAGCGAACTTATATATGGTTCAAAGGTCTCCTTATTCATCGCCTTTTTCGTATCGCTCGTCTCGGGTATTATAGGGACGGCGCTCGGTCTTCTTTCGGGCTACTTTGAATGGGTTGGTTTTTTATCATGAGGATTGTAGATGCGTTCCTCGCGATTCCAAGACTGCCACTGATAATGGTAATCGCAGTATTCATCCGACCAGGCACCTGGCATCAGTAATCTCACATTTATATTCGTATTATTTGGATGGCCATTCACTGCTCGCATTATACGCTCAGAGGTGCTATCACTCAGAAATTTCATATCAGACTTGTGAAAATGGTGGATGCTTCCGCCGCGCCGGGATTGTGCATTACGTTCACGATACTTTCGCTTACGTTCATATGGCACTATCACTTTTTTATCAAAACGTCCACCCACTTAACCATCTCAAACTTTCCTTATACTTATACGCTATGGGATAACCCGATATTACAGGGTAGAAGAGGAAGAAGAGAACCGCAATCGAAATAAGAAAAGCAATAACCACACATTTAAAGAAAAGACCTTTTCTCCCTGATAACCCTTTCTTTTCTAAAAATGTTGTCCAATAAGTGAGTGCAAATATCATAAACGGCACATCGGGCGCAAAATGATAGATGAACAGGGTTCTCGTGATAAGTGCATAAGGAATCCATTGTAACAGAAAAGGAATGAGAATGAAGAGGGAAACAAAACTACACTCCCTTTTCCTTATTATATCAGCTACGAACTTTACCGCGATAAAAATCAATGCAGGAATACTGCACCACCATATCGCCGGATTGCCGAGCAAAACAATTGTCGAAACCATTGCTGTTCCGTCCAAAGTATTGGTATTAGAATAAGAATACATCCAGAGCGGTTTAAGCATAAGGGGCCAGGACCACCAGGGCGAAGAGAAAGGATGTGTCGCTGTATTTCCTGCATGGTATCCAAACATGCCCAATTGCAGATCGAAGACGGTTAGTGGTGTGGGAGGGGTGATACTCATATTGCATCCGGACATGTATTTAGATATGTATTCCATATACAGCGGAAACCTGTGAATATCCAGCAGCCCATGTCCACCACCCGAAAGCATGTATGGAATGTAGGTTGTGATATAA
This is a stretch of genomic DNA from Methanophagales archaeon. It encodes these proteins:
- a CDS encoding ABC transporter permease, whose protein sequence is MNIITKIISYITLIISILTFNFFLPRVMPGDPLSFLTGNPTMDMPIVLDEEMRAELLAYYGLDKPLLQQFTDYMLNLLHGNLGWSIYLNAPVSDVLIGALKWTFLLVGTATTIYIVLGIVLGAISAWNRGRKMDVRLLTFVLSVSSFPSFFLGLLFIILLGLNFSLFPVSGAQTPFTEYSTPLEAALDILRHLFLPAMTLVIAHIGGTYLLMRNSMLNVIGEDYIQTARAKGLSERYIMYKHAMKNALLPIITLVIIAANFIADMMYAHLDPRVKHE